The following coding sequences are from one Lipingzhangella halophila window:
- a CDS encoding class I SAM-dependent methyltransferase, with translation MSEIIGTTDTSGLSRYWDRYASGMTSESREKALKDAFGWCQYEGHGPGDELLGDVLSTLELGFGRGNAVAALATKGIEATGVDVSPLQREQAAAQWGDLSGATFVRADVCAYLADTSQSWDAIYSIWGALWFTDPDRLLPLIRERLSPGGRLVFSHAPPVPGSYGVQGMYGGGFTGRRTWVYRWAYEPETWAAILGEHGFADIDARVHPAPEADLLGTLIVIAHRSP, from the coding sequence ATGAGCGAGATCATTGGCACCACAGATACCTCCGGCCTCTCCCGCTACTGGGACCGCTACGCCTCCGGCATGACGTCCGAGTCTCGCGAGAAGGCGTTGAAGGACGCCTTCGGGTGGTGCCAGTACGAAGGACACGGCCCCGGCGACGAACTTCTGGGAGACGTGCTGTCCACCCTGGAGTTGGGGTTCGGACGCGGCAACGCGGTCGCCGCTCTGGCTACCAAAGGGATTGAGGCCACCGGTGTTGACGTCTCACCCCTGCAGCGCGAACAGGCTGCAGCGCAGTGGGGCGACCTGTCCGGCGCCACGTTCGTGCGGGCCGATGTGTGCGCGTACCTCGCTGATACCTCTCAGTCCTGGGACGCGATCTACTCGATCTGGGGTGCGCTGTGGTTCACCGACCCTGATCGGCTGCTGCCGCTGATCCGTGAGCGGCTGAGCCCGGGTGGGCGGTTGGTGTTCTCCCATGCCCCGCCCGTGCCCGGTAGCTATGGCGTGCAGGGGATGTACGGCGGCGGGTTCACCGGCCGCCGAACCTGGGTGTACCGGTGGGCCTACGAACCCGAAACCTGGGCCGCCATCCTGGGCGAGCATGGCTTCGCTGACATTGACGCCCGTGTACATCCCGCCCCCGAAGCGGACTTGCTGGGAACTCTCATCGTCATCGCACATCGCTCACCATGA
- a CDS encoding helix-turn-helix domain-containing protein, whose amino-acid sequence MPPISRRRRAELARAAARIRIEGQRSGRSVEAVAAEITRLLPEMHPLQGWRLAYGWTRRQLADAVSEALRARGQADPGLSEARICRWEHNGVTPSSDYTAALADVFAISPVCLGVAGQDWYGRPHPREQGVPMANHAPLKAVTDSIALQMEVEGPAGGSQTREHVHRALDYYATHYGNHPPTVMGAEVHRCRSLVVGMLARPQTDRDRTELRTLAGWLSALLGDFAFSASDYPGAHIHLGTGARLGTDGGDMHLAGWSVGAQSMVTAFQGRDTDALELAAQASELASGALQQAQIAAWCELRPLARMGLEREARDAARRAQLRMDAAEEDRANRWGFDAAEMHQHLGEAHLTLGDPAAARQHAETARGLKRIGSGGWAAATAILARTAAAEHDANGACSLANSILDTVPPPSLRETTRRRLHALHGDLAVDSRPGPIVRSLADHLHSLPAHAPIQQSSPEPNGS is encoded by the coding sequence ATGCCGCCGATCAGTCGCCGACGCCGGGCCGAACTCGCCCGTGCCGCTGCCCGAATCCGTATTGAGGGCCAGCGCTCCGGACGCAGCGTAGAAGCCGTCGCCGCAGAGATCACTCGGCTCCTACCCGAGATGCATCCGCTTCAGGGGTGGCGGCTCGCCTATGGATGGACGCGCCGCCAACTGGCCGACGCCGTCTCTGAGGCACTGCGCGCCCGCGGGCAGGCCGACCCCGGACTCAGCGAAGCACGCATCTGCCGATGGGAGCACAACGGGGTCACCCCAAGCTCCGACTACACCGCCGCCTTGGCCGATGTCTTCGCCATCTCTCCGGTATGCCTCGGTGTGGCCGGGCAAGATTGGTACGGTCGGCCTCACCCACGCGAGCAGGGAGTGCCCATGGCCAACCATGCGCCGCTGAAGGCGGTGACCGACAGCATCGCGCTGCAGATGGAGGTCGAGGGCCCCGCCGGTGGATCGCAGACCCGCGAGCACGTTCACCGCGCGCTGGACTACTACGCCACCCACTACGGCAACCACCCGCCCACCGTCATGGGCGCCGAAGTCCACCGCTGCCGCAGCCTGGTCGTGGGCATGCTCGCCCGACCACAGACCGACCGCGACCGCACGGAGCTACGCACCCTGGCCGGATGGCTGTCCGCACTGCTGGGCGACTTCGCTTTCTCCGCCTCTGACTACCCTGGCGCTCACATCCATCTAGGAACCGGCGCTCGCCTGGGGACCGACGGGGGAGATATGCACCTGGCCGGTTGGAGCGTAGGCGCCCAGTCCATGGTGACGGCGTTCCAGGGACGCGACACCGACGCTTTGGAACTTGCCGCCCAGGCGAGCGAGCTGGCCTCGGGGGCGCTCCAGCAGGCCCAAATCGCCGCCTGGTGCGAACTGCGCCCCTTGGCCCGGATGGGCCTTGAACGAGAGGCCCGCGACGCCGCCCGCCGAGCCCAGCTGCGCATGGACGCAGCAGAAGAGGACCGGGCAAACCGGTGGGGTTTCGATGCCGCTGAGATGCACCAGCATCTGGGCGAAGCGCACCTGACCCTGGGAGATCCCGCCGCGGCGCGCCAGCACGCGGAGACGGCCCGAGGACTCAAACGGATTGGCTCCGGCGGATGGGCCGCGGCCACAGCGATCCTGGCACGCACGGCCGCCGCCGAACATGACGCCAACGGCGCGTGCTCCTTGGCCAACTCGATCCTCGACACCGTGCCCCCGCCCTCGTTGCGGGAGACAACCAGGCGGCGCCTACACGCCCTGCACGGGGACCTAGCCGTCGATTCTCGCCCTGGCCCGATCGTTCGATCCCTGGCCGACCACCTCCACTCACTTCCCGCTCACGCCCCAATCCAGCAATCCAGCCCCGAACCCAATGGCAGCTGA
- a CDS encoding phosphotransferase codes for MAAEWSAFLTDVQADRVDTTVQMWVCAHGDLHWNNVTAPGCVLLDWEGWGMAPLGYDAATLYCHSLLVPDVAARVREEFTDVLDTPDGVRSQLLVIARMLQRSVHGDYPALVALLHRLADDLLTRR; via the coding sequence ATGGCAGCTGAGTGGAGTGCGTTCCTGACCGACGTCCAAGCCGACCGAGTGGATACCACCGTGCAGATGTGGGTCTGCGCCCACGGCGACCTGCACTGGAACAACGTCACCGCCCCCGGATGCGTGCTGCTGGACTGGGAGGGATGGGGTATGGCCCCTCTCGGCTACGACGCGGCCACGCTGTACTGTCACAGCCTTCTCGTGCCCGACGTGGCCGCCAGGGTGCGTGAGGAGTTCACCGACGTCCTCGACACGCCCGACGGGGTGCGCTCTCAGCTCCTGGTGATCGCGCGGATGCTGCAACGCTCCGTGCACGGCGACTATCCTGCACTGGTCGCCCTGTTGCACCGTCTGGCCGATGACCTGCTGACTCGAAGGTGA
- a CDS encoding AAA family ATPase, which translates to MLIQRLHVSDDRLGGDAPDPQEWPYTIPAIGQLLHEGLEFTQPVTFLVGENGSGKSTLIEAVAEAYGINARGGRGSQTRKTPVQERSPLGQHLELDLTAQGAKYAANRKLKKRSYFLRAETAFDFINYVSSFEYILPGYWQEDLRVRSHGEGYLTVLRTILSEPGLYLMDEPEAALSFMSCLQLVGLLHEAGEGGAQIICATHSPILAATPEADIIEFTDTGAHHTTWDKLELVDHWRRYLAKPEKYLRHLVDE; encoded by the coding sequence GTGCTGATCCAACGCCTCCACGTCTCGGATGACCGTCTCGGCGGGGACGCCCCGGACCCCCAAGAGTGGCCCTACACCATCCCCGCGATCGGCCAGCTCCTCCATGAGGGACTGGAGTTCACGCAGCCAGTGACGTTCTTGGTGGGCGAGAACGGGTCCGGCAAGTCCACATTGATCGAGGCGGTCGCCGAAGCCTACGGCATCAACGCCCGCGGCGGCCGGGGAAGCCAGACCCGCAAAACACCAGTGCAGGAGCGCTCCCCGCTCGGACAGCACCTAGAACTCGACCTCACCGCCCAGGGGGCGAAGTACGCCGCGAACCGCAAGTTGAAGAAGCGCAGCTACTTCCTGCGCGCTGAAACCGCCTTCGACTTCATCAACTACGTCTCCTCGTTCGAGTACATCCTGCCCGGCTACTGGCAGGAGGACCTACGCGTACGCAGCCACGGCGAGGGCTACCTCACCGTGCTGCGCACCATCCTCTCCGAGCCGGGGCTGTACCTGATGGATGAACCCGAGGCTGCCCTGTCCTTCATGAGCTGCCTGCAACTGGTGGGACTGCTGCACGAAGCCGGCGAAGGAGGCGCGCAGATCATCTGCGCCACACACTCCCCCATCCTCGCCGCGACGCCCGAGGCCGACATCATCGAGTTCACCGACACCGGGGCACACCACACCACCTGGGACAAGCTCGAACTCGTCGACCACTGGCGGCGCTACCTCGCCAAACCCGAGAAGTACCTGCGTCACCTCGTCGACGAATGA
- a CDS encoding methyltransferase domain-containing protein, producing MTPGEKTVAAVDREPFIPGTIYVRSEDTGWLVPLHRDDDPHRWRALVDSDQAVVTAVGYDPRLPEHLRDPATGRGVMPTSSSSGRPVMARMLDALDLEPGMRVLEVGTGTGYNAALLAYIVGGGMVTSVESEPGLAEHARAALDTAGFHVDVVTGDGAHGHPPGAPYDRVVATAAVHTLPYAWVAQTRPGGVLVVPWAPTFHPDGPLAVLTVGEDGTACGRFVGPAHFMPLDTQRVDPGEVNRLHEVWEAEGVPDCARFGVTVTPQGQQVWLDAPDNHISQMEG from the coding sequence ATGACCCCCGGAGAGAAAACGGTCGCCGCTGTCGACCGTGAACCGTTCATCCCCGGCACGATTTATGTGCGTAGCGAGGACACCGGGTGGCTGGTCCCGCTCCACCGTGACGACGACCCACACCGGTGGCGCGCGCTCGTCGACTCCGACCAGGCGGTGGTCACCGCCGTCGGCTACGACCCGCGCCTACCCGAACACCTGCGCGACCCCGCCACTGGGCGGGGCGTGATGCCGACCTCTTCCAGTAGCGGCCGACCGGTTATGGCGCGCATGCTCGACGCGCTCGACTTGGAGCCGGGCATGCGGGTCTTGGAGGTCGGCACCGGAACTGGGTACAACGCCGCCCTGCTGGCCTACATCGTCGGGGGAGGCATGGTCACCAGCGTCGAGAGCGAACCCGGGCTGGCCGAGCATGCCCGCGCCGCCCTGGACACGGCCGGGTTTCACGTGGATGTGGTTACCGGCGACGGAGCTCACGGGCACCCCCCAGGTGCCCCGTATGACCGGGTGGTCGCGACCGCCGCCGTGCACACCCTGCCGTATGCGTGGGTGGCCCAAACCCGTCCCGGCGGGGTGTTGGTCGTCCCGTGGGCGCCGACGTTCCACCCCGACGGCCCTCTGGCCGTGCTCACGGTCGGCGAGGACGGCACCGCCTGTGGCCGGTTCGTGGGGCCGGCGCACTTCATGCCGCTGGACACCCAACGTGTCGACCCTGGTGAGGTGAATCGGCTGCACGAGGTGTGGGAGGCCGAGGGGGTTCCGGACTGTGCCCGGTTCGGGGTGACCGTCACCCCTCAGGGTCAGCAGGTGTGGCTGGATGCCCCCGACAACCACATATCGCAGATGGAGGGCTGA
- a CDS encoding response regulator transcription factor — MIRVLLVDDHPLVREGVRAMLSAEDDLEVVGEAASSQEAVTAAESLAPDVVLMDLRMPGGDGVGATERILRHSPDCRVLVLTTYDTDTDILRAVEAGAAGYLLKDTPRAELAQAVRTAMRGETVLAPAVAGKLVSGIRERREAPQLTEREVEVLRLAADGCSNAEIGRKLFISGTTVKTHLMGAYTKLDVSDRTAAVTKAMRLGLLSSDGPE; from the coding sequence ATGATCCGCGTCCTACTCGTGGACGATCACCCCCTGGTGCGGGAAGGGGTCCGCGCCATGCTCTCCGCCGAGGACGACCTGGAGGTGGTGGGGGAGGCCGCCTCCAGCCAGGAGGCCGTCACCGCCGCCGAGAGCCTCGCCCCCGATGTGGTGCTGATGGATCTGCGGATGCCGGGCGGGGACGGGGTGGGGGCGACCGAGCGGATCCTGCGGCATTCCCCCGACTGCCGGGTGCTGGTGCTGACCACCTACGACACCGACACCGACATCCTGCGCGCCGTGGAGGCAGGCGCGGCCGGATACCTGCTCAAGGACACCCCGCGGGCGGAGCTGGCCCAGGCAGTGCGTACGGCGATGCGCGGGGAGACGGTGCTGGCCCCCGCCGTCGCCGGAAAGCTCGTCTCCGGCATACGGGAGCGGCGCGAGGCTCCGCAGCTCACCGAGCGCGAGGTCGAGGTGCTGCGCTTGGCCGCCGACGGATGCAGCAACGCCGAGATCGGGCGGAAACTGTTCATCAGCGGCACCACCGTCAAGACCCACCTGATGGGCGCTTACACCAAGCTCGACGTCTCCGACCGCACCGCCGCGGTCACCAAGGCCATGCGCCTGGGGTTGCTGTCCTCGGACGGACCCGAGTGA
- a CDS encoding sensor histidine kinase, whose product MPAPSQGRIDDASGIVDPGMSRLWHVLFTAGVGATTALAVTYGDPGWRWAPIPLMGVLLALHFTVGRRILRDQDNLYGSRTAVLFVYGVTACYMPVVVVSPSAAVGLFVVSPLVYMTGGVTSGTAAVSAVLVVPELVRAGLGLTDWSSLPLQLAVYVLVIGFAHWFGTWLFRVVTQSEERATLIAELQRSQADVARLSEEAGALAEREHLAREIHDTLAQGFTSIITLAQAVESELDSDPSAARRHVAMMRETAQENLGEARALVAGRAPAHLDEDSLEQSLRRIVARLGEELDVDARIRVLGAATPLPPQAQVGLVRAAQEALANIRKHAEATSVQVLLKYSTDELRLTVEDDGRGFVPAAAPNGHGLGNLRHRAEALGGTCLVDSAPGRGTRIHIELPLPGAKEAVP is encoded by the coding sequence ATGCCCGCACCGTCGCAGGGCCGGATCGACGACGCCTCCGGCATCGTCGATCCGGGGATGTCCCGGTTGTGGCACGTCCTCTTCACCGCCGGTGTGGGCGCCACCACGGCTCTCGCTGTCACCTATGGCGATCCCGGTTGGCGCTGGGCCCCTATCCCGTTGATGGGGGTGCTCCTGGCGCTGCACTTCACCGTCGGCCGGCGGATCCTGCGCGACCAGGACAACCTCTACGGCTCCCGCACGGCGGTGCTGTTCGTCTACGGCGTCACCGCCTGTTACATGCCCGTGGTGGTCGTCTCCCCGTCGGCCGCGGTGGGGTTGTTCGTGGTATCGCCCCTGGTCTACATGACCGGCGGCGTCACCTCCGGCACCGCCGCCGTCTCCGCCGTGCTGGTGGTGCCCGAGCTGGTCCGCGCCGGACTGGGGCTCACGGACTGGTCCTCGCTGCCCCTCCAACTCGCGGTGTACGTGCTCGTCATCGGATTCGCGCACTGGTTCGGCACGTGGCTCTTCCGGGTGGTGACCCAGAGCGAGGAGCGGGCCACACTGATCGCCGAGCTGCAGCGCAGCCAGGCCGATGTGGCCCGCCTGTCCGAGGAGGCGGGGGCCCTGGCCGAGCGCGAGCACCTGGCCCGCGAGATCCACGACACCCTCGCCCAAGGTTTCACCAGCATCATCACCCTCGCCCAAGCCGTGGAGTCCGAGCTGGACTCGGATCCCTCCGCGGCGCGGCGCCACGTGGCGATGATGCGCGAGACCGCCCAGGAGAACCTCGGCGAAGCCCGTGCCCTGGTGGCGGGCCGCGCCCCGGCGCATCTGGACGAGGACTCCCTGGAACAGTCGCTGCGGCGCATCGTGGCGCGCCTGGGCGAGGAACTGGACGTCGACGCCCGCATCCGCGTGCTCGGTGCGGCGACGCCGCTGCCGCCGCAGGCACAGGTGGGCCTGGTGCGTGCGGCCCAGGAGGCCCTGGCCAACATCCGCAAGCACGCTGAGGCGACCTCTGTTCAGGTGCTCCTGAAGTACTCCACCGACGAGCTACGCCTGACCGTCGAGGACGACGGCCGCGGGTTCGTCCCCGCCGCCGCCCCCAACGGGCACGGGCTGGGCAACCTCCGCCACCGTGCCGAGGCGCTGGGCGGGACGTGCCTGGTGGACAGCGCACCGGGCCGGGGCACCCGCATCCACATCGAGCTGCCCCTACCCGGGGCGAAGGAGGCCGTGCCATGA
- a CDS encoding ABC transporter permease, with the protein MSQSTTLPTAPLPGALRIGASRGVLEVREFFREWETVVFTFSLPTLILVLFSSIFEGITETPSGMSVTEFYLPGLVAMGLMSVSFQNLGIGIANERSNGTLRRLRGTPMPPAAYFVGKSVLVLALAAGQVTLLLAVAGLVYGADLHLGVEGWLTFAWVLVLGTVPCAFLGIAISSAARSVQAASGIVVVPFLVLQFLSGIFLPAAILPEGALTAASLFPLKWMAQGMRAAFYPEAAAVMEPSGGFDLHLVAGALGAWCVVGLVLCLLTFRWKTAKDG; encoded by the coding sequence ATGAGCCAGTCGACCACCCTGCCCACCGCCCCGTTGCCCGGGGCACTGCGCATCGGCGCCTCCCGCGGGGTCCTGGAGGTCCGCGAGTTCTTCCGCGAGTGGGAGACGGTGGTGTTCACCTTCTCCCTGCCGACGCTCATCCTGGTGCTGTTCTCGTCGATCTTCGAGGGCATCACCGAGACGCCGAGCGGGATGTCCGTCACCGAGTTCTACCTGCCCGGTCTGGTCGCCATGGGGTTGATGTCGGTCAGCTTCCAGAACCTGGGTATCGGCATCGCCAACGAACGCAGTAACGGTACCCTGCGTCGCCTGCGGGGAACCCCCATGCCGCCCGCCGCGTACTTCGTCGGTAAGAGCGTCCTGGTCCTGGCACTGGCGGCGGGGCAGGTGACGTTGTTGCTGGCCGTCGCCGGCCTGGTCTATGGGGCCGATCTCCATCTCGGCGTCGAAGGGTGGCTCACCTTCGCCTGGGTGCTCGTGCTGGGCACGGTGCCCTGCGCCTTCCTCGGTATCGCCATCAGCAGCGCGGCGCGCAGCGTGCAGGCCGCCAGCGGCATCGTCGTGGTGCCGTTCCTGGTCCTGCAGTTCCTCTCCGGGATCTTCTTGCCGGCCGCGATCCTACCGGAAGGGGCGCTCACCGCGGCCTCACTGTTCCCGCTCAAGTGGATGGCCCAGGGCATGCGGGCGGCGTTCTACCCCGAAGCGGCCGCGGTGATGGAACCCTCCGGTGGTTTCGACCTGCACCTGGTCGCCGGTGCCCTCGGAGCCTGGTGCGTGGTAGGGCTGGTGCTGTGCCTGCTGACGTTCCGCTGGAAGACCGCGAAGGACGGCTGA
- a CDS encoding ABC transporter ATP-binding protein codes for MDTTYSASSHREGTAVSARGLRKSYGSTTAVDGIDLDISAGEVFALLGPNGAGKSTAVEILEGFRHRDAGEVHVLGADPGTAGRSWRARIGIVWQHRVEGSPLTPLDVVRHFAGYYPESWAPEEVLERVGLGDKARARVRSLSGGQSRRLDVALGIVGRPELLFLDEPTTGFDPEARRRFWTLIRDLAGEGTTIVLTTHYLDEAEALADRVAVISKGRIVARGTPATLGGRAEALATVSWTDDGHRQQIRTAEPTRVVAELMPTFPGEIPELSVHRPTLEETYLRLIEEPGADAQESPAESREELPT; via the coding sequence ATGGATACCACGTACTCCGCCTCCTCCCACCGGGAGGGGACCGCGGTCTCGGCCCGAGGGCTACGCAAGAGCTACGGCTCAACCACCGCCGTGGACGGCATCGACCTCGACATCTCCGCTGGTGAGGTGTTCGCCCTCCTGGGGCCGAACGGGGCCGGAAAGTCCACCGCTGTGGAGATCCTGGAGGGGTTCCGCCACCGCGATGCCGGCGAGGTCCACGTGCTGGGAGCCGACCCCGGCACGGCCGGAAGGTCCTGGCGGGCGCGCATCGGCATCGTCTGGCAACACCGGGTTGAGGGCTCCCCGCTGACCCCCCTCGACGTCGTACGGCACTTCGCCGGCTACTACCCCGAAAGCTGGGCCCCCGAGGAGGTCCTGGAACGAGTGGGCCTGGGCGACAAGGCGCGGGCCCGGGTGCGTTCGCTGTCCGGCGGGCAGAGCCGCCGCCTCGACGTCGCACTGGGCATCGTCGGCCGTCCCGAGCTGCTGTTCCTGGACGAGCCCACCACCGGGTTCGACCCGGAGGCCCGCCGCCGGTTCTGGACCCTGATCCGCGACCTGGCCGGCGAAGGCACCACCATCGTGCTCACCACCCACTACCTGGACGAGGCCGAGGCCCTGGCCGACCGCGTCGCCGTTATCAGCAAGGGCCGCATCGTGGCCCGCGGCACGCCCGCCACCCTCGGAGGACGCGCCGAAGCCCTGGCCACCGTGTCCTGGACGGACGACGGCCACCGCCAGCAGATCCGCACCGCGGAGCCCACCAGGGTCGTCGCCGAGCTGATGCCCACCTTCCCCGGTGAGATCCCCGAACTCAGTGTGCACCGCCCGACCCTGGAGGAGACCTACCTCCGGCTGATCGAGGAGCCCGGCGCCGACGCCCAGGAGAGCCCCGCTGAGAGCCGAGAGGAACTGCCCACATGA
- a CDS encoding methyltransferase domain-containing protein — MTDDLAELEKCLLDAGVLTPAWAGAFQAVPRSLFLPDLVWPFDPDTGQTVTVDRRDDPDAWNRWAEADAPITIQWDDGQHEGTDPGYLYTSSASMPSIVFRMLRDLDVYPGMRVLEVGTGTGWNAALLSSRLDSENVTTVELDEQVATRARTNLIRAGYSPTLVTGDGAAGCLAGAPYDRVIVTYGTRRVSPAWIEQTRPGGIILAPWGTDYSVRDALARLVVADDGASASGPLVRPAQFMKARDQRLSWPRHEEYVTDWPGETSTTTLPLGVVTSGDPYGLVEFALGLLVPDCAHGVHDQGDEVNVWFFGLTDRSWALVRYTGDEEADVHQSGPRRLWDEVEAAYRWWDNADRPGWGRLGLTVTADGEHRIWVDEPSRVLPRG; from the coding sequence GTGACCGACGACCTGGCCGAGCTTGAGAAGTGCCTGCTCGACGCCGGGGTACTCACCCCGGCGTGGGCAGGCGCGTTTCAGGCCGTCCCACGGTCGTTGTTCCTGCCCGATCTCGTGTGGCCGTTCGATCCCGACACCGGGCAGACCGTCACCGTGGATCGGCGCGACGACCCCGACGCCTGGAATCGGTGGGCTGAAGCGGACGCCCCGATCACGATCCAGTGGGACGACGGGCAGCACGAGGGTACCGACCCCGGCTATCTGTATACCTCTTCGGCGTCGATGCCATCCATCGTGTTCCGCATGTTGCGTGATCTCGACGTCTACCCGGGTATGCGGGTGCTGGAGGTCGGCACCGGCACCGGATGGAACGCCGCACTCCTGTCATCTCGCCTGGACTCGGAGAACGTGACCACGGTCGAGCTCGACGAGCAGGTCGCCACGCGGGCGCGGACCAACCTGATCCGCGCCGGGTACTCGCCGACGCTGGTCACCGGCGACGGCGCGGCGGGCTGCTTGGCCGGCGCGCCCTACGACCGGGTGATCGTCACCTACGGCACGCGCCGTGTCTCGCCCGCGTGGATCGAGCAGACCCGGCCGGGCGGCATCATCCTCGCCCCGTGGGGCACCGACTACAGCGTGCGGGATGCCCTGGCCCGCCTGGTCGTCGCCGACGACGGCGCGTCCGCGTCCGGGCCGCTCGTCAGACCCGCCCAGTTCATGAAAGCGCGTGATCAGCGACTGTCCTGGCCCCGGCACGAAGAGTACGTCACCGACTGGCCCGGTGAGACATCGACCACGACCCTTCCGTTGGGCGTGGTCACGTCCGGCGACCCGTATGGGCTCGTGGAGTTCGCCTTGGGGCTGCTGGTGCCCGACTGTGCCCACGGCGTTCACGACCAGGGCGACGAGGTCAACGTGTGGTTCTTCGGGCTGACGGACCGTTCGTGGGCGCTGGTGCGATACACCGGCGACGAGGAGGCCGACGTGCACCAGTCCGGGCCGCGCCGGCTGTGGGACGAGGTCGAGGCCGCCTACCGGTGGTGGGATAACGCCGACCGCCCCGGATGGGGCCGGCTCGGGCTGACCGTGACCGCTGATGGGGAACACCGGATATGGGTTGACGAGCCAAGTCGGGTGTTGCCCCGAGGCTGA